The Echeneis naucrates chromosome 10, fEcheNa1.1, whole genome shotgun sequence genome has a window encoding:
- the abcb7 gene encoding iron-sulfur clusters transporter ABCB7, mitochondrial isoform X1 has product MAPMLAPLKCGFHFQRRKLSLLIRPTSSYYTWSKNRSETRTGPRGQSPFTLGYPPHLLKTTWSTNRSESGRLILKATKHLQETTTRTCWHGHAGGGLSADPKNVLTEVNSTKILAAMLSYVWPKDRPDLRARVAISLGLLAGAKMTNVMVPFMFKYAVDELNQMSGHMLNLNDAPNTVATMATAVLIGYGVSRACSALFNELRNTVFGKVAQSSIRRIAKNVFLHLHNLDLGFHLSRQTGALSKAIDRGTRGISFVLSALVFNLGPTVFEMGLVSAILYYKCGGQFAGVALGTLSAYTFFTILVTQWRTRFRIEMNKADNEAGNAAIDSLLNYETVKYFNNEKYEAERYDGFLKIYESSSLKTTTTLAMLNFGQSVIFSVGLTAIMMLASKGISAGTMTVGDLVMVNGLLFQLSLPLNFLGTVYRETRQALIDMNTLFTLLSVDTSIKERDLAPPLAITPQEATIRFEDVYFEYLEGQKVLNGLSFEVPAGKKVAIVGGSGSGKSTIVRLLFRFYEPQKGNIYIAGQNLRDVSLDSLRRALGVVPQDAVLFHNTIFYNLQYGNINATPEDVYQVARLAGIHDAILRMPHGYDTQVGERGLKLSGGEKQRVAIARAILKNPPILLYDEATSSLDSITEENILSSMKKMVKDRTSVFIAHRLSTIVDADEIIVLSEGKVAERGNHHTLLSTPNSLYADLWNTQNSKILNNTNISDEPPAERLSQKEEERKKLQEEILNSVKGCGNCSC; this is encoded by the exons ATGGCGCCGATGTTGGCACCGCTGAAGTGTGGCTTTCACTTCCAAAGACGAAAATTATCGCTGCTCATTCGACCGACGAGTTCGTATTACACATGGAGTAAAAACCGCAGTGAGACCAGGACCGGGCCCAGAGGTCAAAGCCCCTTCACG TTGGGCTACCCTCCACACTTACTAAAGACTACATGGAGTACAAACAGGAGCGAAAGCGGTCGTCTGATTTTGAAGGCAACAAAG CATTTGCAGGAGACCACTACACGAACATGTTGGCATGGACACGCAGGTGGAGGGCTGAGCGCAGATCCGAAAAATGTG CTAACAGAGGTAAATTCAACGAAGATCCTTGCTGCAATGCTGTCATATGTTTGGCCAAAGGACAGACCAGACCTGCGGGCCCGTGTTGCCATTTCTCTGGGTCTGCTTGCTGGAGCCAAA ATGACCAATGTGATGGTGCCCTTCATGTTTAAGTATGCAGTGGACGAGCTTAACCAGATGTCGGGACACATGCTGAACCTGAATGACGCGCCAAACACTGTGGCTACCATGGCAACTGCCgtgctgattggct ATGGCGTTTCACGGGCTTGTTCAGCCCTCTTCAATGAGCTGAGGAACACTGTGTTTGGCAAGGTGGCCCAGAGTTCTATCCGACGCATTGCCAAGAACGTATTCCTGCACTTGCACAATCTTGATCTGGGTTTTCATCTCAGCCGCCAGACAGGAGCTCTGTCCAAGGCCATTGACCGCGGCACAAGGGGCATCTCTTTTGTCCTCAGTGCGCTTGTCTTCAATCTCGGACCTACAGTCTTTGAGATGGGTCTCGTCAGTGCTATTTTG TATTACAAGTGTGGTGGACAGTTTGCAGGAGTGGCTTTGGGGACCTTGTCAGCGTACACATTTTTCACCATTCTTGTCACACAATGGAG GACTCGTTTCCGGATAGAAATGAACAAAGCAGATAATGAAGCAGGGAACGCAGCTATTGACTCCCTTCTCAATTACGAGACTGTCAAG TACTTCAACAATGAGAAGTATGAAGCTGAAAGATATGATGGATTCCTCAAGATTTATGAGTCATCCTCTTTAAAAACCACAACTACTCTTGCCATGCTCAACTTTGGCCAGAGTGTCATCTTCAGTGTTGGCCTCACTGCTATCATGATGCTGGCCAGCAAAGGCATTTCAGCAG GTACGATGACTGTTGGCGACCTGGTGATGGTGAATGGCTTGCTTTTCCAGCTCTCCCTACCTCTCAACTTCCTGGGTACAGTGTACAGAGAGACAAGGCAGGCCCTAATCGACATGAACACTCTTTTCACATTGCTCAGTGTCGACACCAGTATCAAG GAGAGGGATCTCGCACCACCATTAGCCATCACACCACAGGAGGCCACCATCCGCTTCGAGGATGTGTATTTTGAGTATTTGGAGGGCCAGAAAGTCTTAAATGGACTGTCCTTCGAAGTGCCTGCTGGGAAGAAGGTGGCCATAGTTGGTGGCAGCGGGTCAGG GAAGAGCACCATTGTGCGGCTGTTGTTCCGCTTCTATGAACCCCAGAAAGGGAACATCTACATAGCGGGGCAGAATCTCAGAGACGTCAGCCTTGACAGCTTGAGGAGGGCTTTAGGTGTCGTACCACAG GATGCTGTTCTGTTCCACAACACTATCTTCTACAACCTGCAGTATGGGAACATCAACGCTACACCAGAGGATGTGTACCAAGTGGCACGCTTAGCAGGCATCCATGACGCTATCCTCAGGATGCCCCATGGCTATGACACCCAGGTTGGGGAGCGGGGCCTCAAGCTGTCAG GAGGGGAGAAGCAACGTGTTGCCATCGCTCGTGCAATACTAAAGAATCCACCCATTCTGCTGTATGATGAAGCCACATCTTCTCTCGACTCTATAACAGAAGAG AACATACTGAGTTCAATGAAGAAGATGGTGAAGGACAGGACATCAGTGTTCATTGCTCACAGGCTCTCCACAATTGTAGACGCAGATGAGATTATAGTGCTCAGTGAG GGTAAAGTGGCTGAACGTGGCAACCACCACACTCTCCTCAGCACCCCTAACAGCTTGTATGCAGACCTGTGGAACACACAGAACAGCAAAATCTTGAACAACACCAACATTTCAGATGAACCGCCAGCTGAGCGCCTCtcccagaaggaggaggagaggaagaaattgCAGGAAGAGATCCTCAACAGCGTGAAGGGTTGTGGGAACTGCTCCTGTTGA
- the abcb7 gene encoding iron-sulfur clusters transporter ABCB7, mitochondrial isoform X3: MLSYVWPKDRPDLRARVAISLGLLAGAKMTNVMVPFMFKYAVDELNQMSGHMLNLNDAPNTVATMATAVLIGYGVSRACSALFNELRNTVFGKVAQSSIRRIAKNVFLHLHNLDLGFHLSRQTGALSKAIDRGTRGISFVLSALVFNLGPTVFEMGLVSAILYYKCGGQFAGVALGTLSAYTFFTILVTQWRTRFRIEMNKADNEAGNAAIDSLLNYETVKYFNNEKYEAERYDGFLKIYESSSLKTTTTLAMLNFGQSVIFSVGLTAIMMLASKGISAGTMTVGDLVMVNGLLFQLSLPLNFLGTVYRETRQALIDMNTLFTLLSVDTSIKERDLAPPLAITPQEATIRFEDVYFEYLEGQKVLNGLSFEVPAGKKVAIVGGSGSGKSTIVRLLFRFYEPQKGNIYIAGQNLRDVSLDSLRRALGVVPQDAVLFHNTIFYNLQYGNINATPEDVYQVARLAGIHDAILRMPHGYDTQVGERGLKLSGGEKQRVAIARAILKNPPILLYDEATSSLDSITEENILSSMKKMVKDRTSVFIAHRLSTIVDADEIIVLSEGKVAERGNHHTLLSTPNSLYADLWNTQNSKILNNTNISDEPPAERLSQKEEERKKLQEEILNSVKGCGNCSC, from the exons ATGCTGTCATATGTTTGGCCAAAGGACAGACCAGACCTGCGGGCCCGTGTTGCCATTTCTCTGGGTCTGCTTGCTGGAGCCAAA ATGACCAATGTGATGGTGCCCTTCATGTTTAAGTATGCAGTGGACGAGCTTAACCAGATGTCGGGACACATGCTGAACCTGAATGACGCGCCAAACACTGTGGCTACCATGGCAACTGCCgtgctgattggct ATGGCGTTTCACGGGCTTGTTCAGCCCTCTTCAATGAGCTGAGGAACACTGTGTTTGGCAAGGTGGCCCAGAGTTCTATCCGACGCATTGCCAAGAACGTATTCCTGCACTTGCACAATCTTGATCTGGGTTTTCATCTCAGCCGCCAGACAGGAGCTCTGTCCAAGGCCATTGACCGCGGCACAAGGGGCATCTCTTTTGTCCTCAGTGCGCTTGTCTTCAATCTCGGACCTACAGTCTTTGAGATGGGTCTCGTCAGTGCTATTTTG TATTACAAGTGTGGTGGACAGTTTGCAGGAGTGGCTTTGGGGACCTTGTCAGCGTACACATTTTTCACCATTCTTGTCACACAATGGAG GACTCGTTTCCGGATAGAAATGAACAAAGCAGATAATGAAGCAGGGAACGCAGCTATTGACTCCCTTCTCAATTACGAGACTGTCAAG TACTTCAACAATGAGAAGTATGAAGCTGAAAGATATGATGGATTCCTCAAGATTTATGAGTCATCCTCTTTAAAAACCACAACTACTCTTGCCATGCTCAACTTTGGCCAGAGTGTCATCTTCAGTGTTGGCCTCACTGCTATCATGATGCTGGCCAGCAAAGGCATTTCAGCAG GTACGATGACTGTTGGCGACCTGGTGATGGTGAATGGCTTGCTTTTCCAGCTCTCCCTACCTCTCAACTTCCTGGGTACAGTGTACAGAGAGACAAGGCAGGCCCTAATCGACATGAACACTCTTTTCACATTGCTCAGTGTCGACACCAGTATCAAG GAGAGGGATCTCGCACCACCATTAGCCATCACACCACAGGAGGCCACCATCCGCTTCGAGGATGTGTATTTTGAGTATTTGGAGGGCCAGAAAGTCTTAAATGGACTGTCCTTCGAAGTGCCTGCTGGGAAGAAGGTGGCCATAGTTGGTGGCAGCGGGTCAGG GAAGAGCACCATTGTGCGGCTGTTGTTCCGCTTCTATGAACCCCAGAAAGGGAACATCTACATAGCGGGGCAGAATCTCAGAGACGTCAGCCTTGACAGCTTGAGGAGGGCTTTAGGTGTCGTACCACAG GATGCTGTTCTGTTCCACAACACTATCTTCTACAACCTGCAGTATGGGAACATCAACGCTACACCAGAGGATGTGTACCAAGTGGCACGCTTAGCAGGCATCCATGACGCTATCCTCAGGATGCCCCATGGCTATGACACCCAGGTTGGGGAGCGGGGCCTCAAGCTGTCAG GAGGGGAGAAGCAACGTGTTGCCATCGCTCGTGCAATACTAAAGAATCCACCCATTCTGCTGTATGATGAAGCCACATCTTCTCTCGACTCTATAACAGAAGAG AACATACTGAGTTCAATGAAGAAGATGGTGAAGGACAGGACATCAGTGTTCATTGCTCACAGGCTCTCCACAATTGTAGACGCAGATGAGATTATAGTGCTCAGTGAG GGTAAAGTGGCTGAACGTGGCAACCACCACACTCTCCTCAGCACCCCTAACAGCTTGTATGCAGACCTGTGGAACACACAGAACAGCAAAATCTTGAACAACACCAACATTTCAGATGAACCGCCAGCTGAGCGCCTCtcccagaaggaggaggagaggaagaaattgCAGGAAGAGATCCTCAACAGCGTGAAGGGTTGTGGGAACTGCTCCTGTTGA
- the abcb7 gene encoding iron-sulfur clusters transporter ABCB7, mitochondrial isoform X2, which produces MAPMLAPLKCGFHFQRRKLSLLIRPTSSYYTWSKNRSETRTGPRGQSPFTVSEDPESRTTWSTNRSESGRLILKATKHLQETTTRTCWHGHAGGGLSADPKNVLTEVNSTKILAAMLSYVWPKDRPDLRARVAISLGLLAGAKMTNVMVPFMFKYAVDELNQMSGHMLNLNDAPNTVATMATAVLIGYGVSRACSALFNELRNTVFGKVAQSSIRRIAKNVFLHLHNLDLGFHLSRQTGALSKAIDRGTRGISFVLSALVFNLGPTVFEMGLVSAILYYKCGGQFAGVALGTLSAYTFFTILVTQWRTRFRIEMNKADNEAGNAAIDSLLNYETVKYFNNEKYEAERYDGFLKIYESSSLKTTTTLAMLNFGQSVIFSVGLTAIMMLASKGISAGTMTVGDLVMVNGLLFQLSLPLNFLGTVYRETRQALIDMNTLFTLLSVDTSIKERDLAPPLAITPQEATIRFEDVYFEYLEGQKVLNGLSFEVPAGKKVAIVGGSGSGKSTIVRLLFRFYEPQKGNIYIAGQNLRDVSLDSLRRALGVVPQDAVLFHNTIFYNLQYGNINATPEDVYQVARLAGIHDAILRMPHGYDTQVGERGLKLSGGEKQRVAIARAILKNPPILLYDEATSSLDSITEENILSSMKKMVKDRTSVFIAHRLSTIVDADEIIVLSEGKVAERGNHHTLLSTPNSLYADLWNTQNSKILNNTNISDEPPAERLSQKEEERKKLQEEILNSVKGCGNCSC; this is translated from the exons ATGGCGCCGATGTTGGCACCGCTGAAGTGTGGCTTTCACTTCCAAAGACGAAAATTATCGCTGCTCATTCGACCGACGAGTTCGTATTACACATGGAGTAAAAACCGCAGTGAGACCAGGACCGGGCCCAGAGGTCAAAGCCCCTTCACGGTGAGTGAGGACCCGGAGAGCCGG ACTACATGGAGTACAAACAGGAGCGAAAGCGGTCGTCTGATTTTGAAGGCAACAAAG CATTTGCAGGAGACCACTACACGAACATGTTGGCATGGACACGCAGGTGGAGGGCTGAGCGCAGATCCGAAAAATGTG CTAACAGAGGTAAATTCAACGAAGATCCTTGCTGCAATGCTGTCATATGTTTGGCCAAAGGACAGACCAGACCTGCGGGCCCGTGTTGCCATTTCTCTGGGTCTGCTTGCTGGAGCCAAA ATGACCAATGTGATGGTGCCCTTCATGTTTAAGTATGCAGTGGACGAGCTTAACCAGATGTCGGGACACATGCTGAACCTGAATGACGCGCCAAACACTGTGGCTACCATGGCAACTGCCgtgctgattggct ATGGCGTTTCACGGGCTTGTTCAGCCCTCTTCAATGAGCTGAGGAACACTGTGTTTGGCAAGGTGGCCCAGAGTTCTATCCGACGCATTGCCAAGAACGTATTCCTGCACTTGCACAATCTTGATCTGGGTTTTCATCTCAGCCGCCAGACAGGAGCTCTGTCCAAGGCCATTGACCGCGGCACAAGGGGCATCTCTTTTGTCCTCAGTGCGCTTGTCTTCAATCTCGGACCTACAGTCTTTGAGATGGGTCTCGTCAGTGCTATTTTG TATTACAAGTGTGGTGGACAGTTTGCAGGAGTGGCTTTGGGGACCTTGTCAGCGTACACATTTTTCACCATTCTTGTCACACAATGGAG GACTCGTTTCCGGATAGAAATGAACAAAGCAGATAATGAAGCAGGGAACGCAGCTATTGACTCCCTTCTCAATTACGAGACTGTCAAG TACTTCAACAATGAGAAGTATGAAGCTGAAAGATATGATGGATTCCTCAAGATTTATGAGTCATCCTCTTTAAAAACCACAACTACTCTTGCCATGCTCAACTTTGGCCAGAGTGTCATCTTCAGTGTTGGCCTCACTGCTATCATGATGCTGGCCAGCAAAGGCATTTCAGCAG GTACGATGACTGTTGGCGACCTGGTGATGGTGAATGGCTTGCTTTTCCAGCTCTCCCTACCTCTCAACTTCCTGGGTACAGTGTACAGAGAGACAAGGCAGGCCCTAATCGACATGAACACTCTTTTCACATTGCTCAGTGTCGACACCAGTATCAAG GAGAGGGATCTCGCACCACCATTAGCCATCACACCACAGGAGGCCACCATCCGCTTCGAGGATGTGTATTTTGAGTATTTGGAGGGCCAGAAAGTCTTAAATGGACTGTCCTTCGAAGTGCCTGCTGGGAAGAAGGTGGCCATAGTTGGTGGCAGCGGGTCAGG GAAGAGCACCATTGTGCGGCTGTTGTTCCGCTTCTATGAACCCCAGAAAGGGAACATCTACATAGCGGGGCAGAATCTCAGAGACGTCAGCCTTGACAGCTTGAGGAGGGCTTTAGGTGTCGTACCACAG GATGCTGTTCTGTTCCACAACACTATCTTCTACAACCTGCAGTATGGGAACATCAACGCTACACCAGAGGATGTGTACCAAGTGGCACGCTTAGCAGGCATCCATGACGCTATCCTCAGGATGCCCCATGGCTATGACACCCAGGTTGGGGAGCGGGGCCTCAAGCTGTCAG GAGGGGAGAAGCAACGTGTTGCCATCGCTCGTGCAATACTAAAGAATCCACCCATTCTGCTGTATGATGAAGCCACATCTTCTCTCGACTCTATAACAGAAGAG AACATACTGAGTTCAATGAAGAAGATGGTGAAGGACAGGACATCAGTGTTCATTGCTCACAGGCTCTCCACAATTGTAGACGCAGATGAGATTATAGTGCTCAGTGAG GGTAAAGTGGCTGAACGTGGCAACCACCACACTCTCCTCAGCACCCCTAACAGCTTGTATGCAGACCTGTGGAACACACAGAACAGCAAAATCTTGAACAACACCAACATTTCAGATGAACCGCCAGCTGAGCGCCTCtcccagaaggaggaggagaggaagaaattgCAGGAAGAGATCCTCAACAGCGTGAAGGGTTGTGGGAACTGCTCCTGTTGA